The following proteins are co-located in the Siansivirga zeaxanthinifaciens CC-SAMT-1 genome:
- the ruvC gene encoding crossover junction endodeoxyribonuclease RuvC — translation MAKEKIILGIDPGTTIMGFGLIKVVGKTMTFLQLNELDLKKYDDHYLKLKLIFERTIELIDTHHPDEIAIEAPFFGKNVQSMLKLGRAQGVAMAAGLSREIPITEYSPKKIKMAITGNGNATKEQVAKMLQSLLGLKTIPKNLDATDGLAAAVCHFYNDGRVEIGKSYTGWSAFIKQNEDRIKK, via the coding sequence ATGGCTAAAGAAAAAATTATTTTAGGAATAGATCCTGGTACAACTATTATGGGTTTCGGACTCATAAAAGTGGTTGGAAAAACCATGACTTTTTTACAGTTAAACGAACTTGACTTAAAAAAGTACGACGACCATTATTTAAAACTGAAATTAATTTTTGAACGAACCATTGAGTTAATAGACACACATCATCCCGACGAAATAGCCATTGAAGCGCCATTTTTTGGGAAAAATGTGCAAAGTATGCTTAAGTTAGGTCGCGCCCAGGGTGTTGCCATGGCAGCTGGTTTAAGTCGGGAGATTCCTATTACAGAATATTCTCCAAAAAAAATTAAAATGGCCATTACCGGAAATGGTAATGCTACCAAAGAGCAAGTGGCGAAAATGCTTCAAAGTTTATTGGGGTTAAAAACAATTCCTAAAAATCTCGATGCTACCGATGGTTTAGCAGCGGCTGTTTGTCATTTTTACAACGATGGCAGAGTAGAAATTGGCAAAAGTTATACTGGTTGGAGTGCCTTTATAAAACAAAACGAAGATCGGATTAAAAAGTAA
- a CDS encoding LacI family DNA-binding transcriptional regulator, producing the protein MVTLKQLAKELNVSISTVSKALNNSVEIGEETVKRVKELAELYNYKPNKVALSLKQNKTKTIGVIIPDILNHFLAKVLFGIEREATKYGYNIITCISNESLEKEKDGLQLLANGSVDGFILSVAQETQIKNEIEHFKRTISQGLPIVMFDRVAHDVLCDKVIVDDFDATYNATLGLIAEKRKHIAFISTIDSLSVGKLRARGYNKALIENGNYEPYVLSIKKKDDSQKKILSFLKKNPQIDGVISADSSSGIIALNTAIKLGRKVPKDISVIGYASKSDSYHTIPKLTTIRQHAKEIGASAAQMLINRLQNKTTQEDVKTIIVKTSVIKSKSTL; encoded by the coding sequence ATGGTTACATTAAAACAGTTGGCAAAAGAGTTAAATGTTTCAATTTCTACAGTTTCAAAAGCATTAAATAATAGCGTTGAAATTGGAGAAGAAACTGTTAAGCGCGTAAAAGAGTTAGCTGAATTATATAATTATAAGCCAAATAAAGTAGCTTTAAGTTTAAAGCAAAATAAAACAAAGACTATAGGTGTAATAATACCTGACATTTTGAACCATTTTTTAGCTAAGGTTTTATTTGGTATTGAAAGAGAGGCTACCAAATATGGCTATAACATTATTACTTGTATTTCAAATGAATCTTTAGAAAAAGAAAAAGATGGTTTGCAACTTTTAGCAAATGGCAGTGTAGATGGTTTTATTTTATCGGTGGCACAAGAAACCCAGATAAAAAATGAAATTGAACATTTTAAGCGTACTATTTCTCAAGGCTTACCCATTGTTATGTTTGATAGGGTAGCTCATGATGTGTTGTGCGATAAGGTTATTGTGGATGATTTTGACGCTACGTATAATGCAACGTTAGGTTTGATTGCCGAAAAACGAAAACACATTGCATTTATTAGTACAATAGATAGTTTAAGTGTTGGTAAATTACGAGCACGTGGATATAATAAAGCATTAATTGAGAATGGAAATTATGAGCCATATGTATTGTCAATAAAAAAGAAAGACGATAGTCAAAAAAAGATTTTATCCTTTTTAAAGAAAAATCCTCAAATTGATGGTGTTATTTCAGCCGATAGTTCTTCAGGTATTATTGCCCTTAATACAGCCATAAAGCTTGGTAGAAAAGTTCCAAAAGATATTTCTGTTATAGGATATGCAAGTAAATCAGATAGTTATCATACCATTCCCAAGCTTACAACAATAAGGCAACATGCAAAAGAAATAGGAGCTAGCGCTGCACAAATGCTAATAAATAGGTTACAAAATAAAACAACTCAAGAAGATGTTAAAACAATTATTGTTAAAACGAGTGTTATTAAAAGTAAATCTACGCTTTAA
- a CDS encoding MmcQ/YjbR family DNA-binding protein — MDIEQLRQYCLKKPAVTETFPFDADTLVFKVLGKMFALFPLEKWEAGEGWVNLKCDPEYALELRAEYESIQPGWHMNKANWNSVLIYKGELQTKFVLELIDHSYDMVVKAMPKKLRNELL; from the coding sequence ATGGACATAGAACAACTCAGACAATATTGCTTAAAAAAGCCGGCGGTTACAGAAACCTTTCCTTTTGATGCCGATACTTTAGTATTTAAAGTATTGGGTAAAATGTTTGCTTTGTTTCCACTTGAAAAATGGGAAGCAGGCGAGGGGTGGGTTAATTTAAAATGCGACCCAGAATATGCTTTAGAGTTGCGAGCCGAATACGAATCGATTCAACCAGGATGGCACATGAATAAAGCTAACTGGAATTCTGTTTTAATTTATAAAGGCGAATTACAAACTAAGTTTGTTTTAGAATTAATAGACCATAGCTATGATATGGTTGTAAAAGCAATGCCTAAAAAACTAAGAAACGAGCTGTTGTGA
- a CDS encoding cyclase family protein gives MIATIQYNSRKYQIDLTQAIDISIPLKGSKDNVNVWYVGSPKIEPVTFDDDWVGSVEAGACINFNDIYFNPHAHGTHTECVGHITNKVHSVNQYLKQFFFLAELVTIPPEKIDDDFVITKRQIQFALGNKKRDAIVIRTLPNTRQKLTRQYSNTNPPYLAEDATHLLKEKGIKHLLIDLPSVDKEKDDGELLSHHAFWNTSGAIRMDATITELIFVPNNIDDGTYFLNIQIAPFENDASPSKPILYKIIEE, from the coding sequence GTGATTGCAACAATACAATATAACTCCAGAAAATATCAAATAGATTTAACTCAGGCTATCGATATTTCAATTCCATTAAAAGGTTCTAAAGATAATGTGAACGTATGGTATGTTGGGTCTCCAAAAATTGAGCCCGTTACTTTCGACGATGATTGGGTAGGTAGTGTCGAGGCAGGTGCGTGTATAAATTTTAATGATATATATTTTAATCCGCATGCGCATGGCACACACACCGAATGTGTCGGGCATATTACCAATAAGGTGCATTCTGTAAATCAGTATTTAAAACAATTTTTCTTTTTAGCTGAATTAGTTACCATACCGCCAGAAAAAATTGATGATGATTTTGTAATTACAAAACGACAAATACAGTTTGCATTAGGCAATAAAAAACGGGATGCCATAGTAATTAGAACCCTGCCTAATACCAGACAGAAATTAACCAGGCAGTATTCTAACACCAATCCGCCTTATTTAGCAGAAGATGCCACCCATTTATTAAAAGAAAAAGGCATTAAACATTTACTAATTGATTTACCGAGTGTCGATAAAGAAAAAGACGATGGTGAATTATTATCTCATCATGCATTTTGGAATACTTCGGGAGCTATAAGAATGGATGCCACCATAACCGAACTAATATTTGTTCCCAATAATATTGATGATGGCACCTATTTTTTAAATATTCAAATAGCGCCCTTCGAAAATGATGCTTCACCCAGTAAACCCATTTTGTATAAAATTATTGAAGAATAG
- the hemW gene encoding radical SAM family heme chaperone HemW, with amino-acid sequence MAGIYIHIPFCKQACYYCDFHFSTSLKKKNQMVQALVREIELRAPEFKDISVETIYFGGGTPSLLSIEALQLLIGAVYKNYKVIETPEITLEANPDDLVAAQGESRTIFEKYKSIGINRLSIGIQSFFEEDLKLMNRAHNANEAKQCLKDASEYFENISVDLIYGIPGASNEKWFQNIQTALAFNIPHISSYALTVEPNTALERFIKKGVIENVDDALAEQQFQLLVKTLEASGFMHYELSNFGKPNYFSKNNTAYWLGKPYIGIGPSAHSYNGRIRGWNVRNNSKYINALNDNVLPIETETLSVTDRYNEYIMTGLRTIWGVSLDKIETEFGVLYKKYALEQASNHLNNDLLYIKDNKLHVTKKGKFLSDGIASDLFKINLK; translated from the coding sequence ATGGCAGGTATTTACATTCATATTCCGTTTTGCAAACAAGCATGTTATTACTGCGATTTTCATTTTTCAACGTCATTAAAAAAGAAAAACCAAATGGTTCAGGCCTTGGTTCGGGAAATTGAATTAAGAGCACCTGAATTTAAAGACATTTCCGTTGAAACTATTTATTTTGGTGGTGGTACGCCGTCGTTACTGTCAATTGAAGCCTTGCAACTCCTTATTGGTGCTGTTTACAAAAACTACAAAGTTATTGAAACTCCTGAAATTACTCTGGAAGCCAATCCAGATGATTTGGTAGCAGCCCAAGGGGAATCGCGAACCATTTTTGAAAAATATAAATCTATTGGTATTAATCGCTTAAGTATTGGGATTCAATCGTTTTTTGAAGAAGATTTAAAACTCATGAATCGTGCACACAATGCCAACGAAGCTAAACAATGTTTAAAGGATGCTTCAGAGTATTTCGAAAACATTTCGGTAGATTTAATTTATGGTATTCCGGGTGCTTCCAACGAAAAATGGTTTCAAAATATTCAAACGGCTTTAGCATTTAATATTCCGCATATATCCAGTTATGCTTTAACAGTCGAGCCCAACACCGCATTAGAGCGCTTTATAAAAAAAGGAGTTATAGAAAATGTAGATGATGCTCTTGCCGAACAACAATTTCAATTGCTTGTTAAAACTTTAGAAGCTTCAGGTTTTATGCATTACGAACTTTCTAATTTTGGTAAACCCAATTATTTTAGTAAAAACAACACCGCTTATTGGTTAGGGAAACCTTACATAGGAATTGGTCCTTCGGCGCATTCTTACAACGGACGTATTCGGGGTTGGAATGTTAGAAATAATTCAAAATACATAAATGCTTTAAACGACAATGTATTACCCATAGAAACCGAAACCTTATCTGTTACCGATAGATATAACGAATATATTATGACAGGTTTACGAACTATTTGGGGCGTTTCTTTAGATAAAATTGAAACTGAATTTGGTGTTTTATATAAAAAATATGCATTAGAGCAGGCAAGCAATCATTTAAATAACGATTTATTGTATATTAAGGACAATAAATTACACGTAACCAAAAAAGGTAAATTTTTAAGTGATGGCATTGCTTCAGACCTTTTTAAAATTAATTTAAAGTGA
- a CDS encoding IS256 family transposase, which translates to MKKEDFLNDDFLKQFKTGDELTSFLKSIQKRGIEKMLEGELDAHLDYEKHQQSDNSNTRNGYGSKKIKTALGETNIKVPRDRDASFNPMLVPKRTNMVDGIENVIISLYAKGMSNSDIEEQIREVYDFDVSTSTISRITDKVTNDIVAWQNRPLEPVYLITWMDGIVFKVRENSKVINKTMYIAVGLRRDGKKEVLGLWLGKNESAAFWMSVLTDMKARGVQDLLITATDNLNGFTDTIKNVFPESKTQICVVHQIRNACRYVVWKDKKEFTKDMKSIYDAPTKSAAKAALEDFAQKWEHKYSYAIKSWRDNWEELTAFYEFPLEIRKIIYTTNLIENLNGKIRKYTKNKLSFPTDEAVMKSTFLALREATKKWSMPIRNWGIILNQFLTIFEKRVQL; encoded by the coding sequence ATGAAGAAAGAAGATTTTCTAAACGACGATTTTTTAAAACAGTTTAAAACAGGAGACGAACTGACCTCCTTTCTAAAATCCATTCAAAAGCGAGGTATTGAAAAGATGCTAGAAGGGGAACTTGATGCTCATTTAGACTATGAGAAGCATCAGCAATCCGATAATAGCAATACCCGTAACGGCTATGGGTCTAAAAAGATAAAAACAGCTTTAGGAGAGACTAATATTAAAGTTCCCAGAGACCGGGACGCTTCTTTTAACCCTATGCTGGTTCCTAAACGCACTAACATGGTTGATGGCATAGAAAACGTCATTATCAGCCTTTATGCCAAGGGTATGAGTAATTCTGATATTGAAGAGCAAATCCGAGAAGTTTACGATTTTGATGTATCCACATCTACCATATCACGTATCACAGATAAAGTTACCAATGATATTGTTGCTTGGCAAAACAGACCTCTGGAGCCCGTATATTTAATTACTTGGATGGATGGCATCGTATTTAAGGTTCGGGAGAACTCCAAAGTCATTAACAAAACCATGTACATCGCCGTAGGACTGCGTAGAGATGGTAAAAAGGAAGTCTTAGGGCTTTGGTTGGGGAAGAATGAATCGGCAGCCTTTTGGATGAGTGTACTAACCGATATGAAAGCCAGAGGCGTTCAGGATTTGCTTATCACGGCCACAGATAATCTTAACGGTTTTACCGACACCATTAAAAACGTTTTTCCTGAATCTAAAACCCAAATCTGCGTGGTACACCAGATTCGTAATGCTTGTCGGTATGTTGTTTGGAAAGACAAGAAAGAATTTACAAAGGACATGAAAAGCATCTACGATGCACCCACCAAAAGTGCAGCAAAAGCCGCCCTAGAAGACTTTGCTCAGAAATGGGAACACAAGTACTCTTACGCTATTAAAAGCTGGAGAGATAACTGGGAAGAACTTACCGCTTTCTATGAATTTCCTTTAGAAATTAGAAAAATCATTTACACTACGAACCTTATTGAAAACCTTAATGGAAAAATCAGAAAATACACTAAAAACAAGCTCTCATTCCCAACAGATGAAGCTGTTATGAAGTCCACTTTTTTAGCCCTTAGAGAGGCTACCAAAAAATGGTCGATGCCTATTAGGAACTGGGGCATTATTTTAAACCAGTTTTTAACTATATTTGAAAAAAGGGTTCAACTTTAA
- a CDS encoding glycosyltransferase family 2 protein: MILLSITISLIYLVLIGSFVFGFEKIKTFKLKALEAETSFSVIIPFRNEAENLPKLIASINLLDYPKDLFEIIFVNDASEDDSVEIIENNIDSSIDYAILNNNYKSNAPKKDAISKALNHSKNQWIITTDADCLFSQKWLHSFNAYIQKNKVLCLAAPVTYTIKNNFLNTFQLLDILSLQGATIGGFGIKKPFLCNGANFAYQKTIFNEVHGFEGNTNTASGDDVFLLEKIAKQYPDQVHYLKCNDAVVLTQSQASWHHLIQQRIRWASKTSAYKNMFGKLTGLIVLLMNTLIVCLIILVLLGLFKTKTTVYIFMIKFSIDLLLIYKTCAFFNQNSVLKFYVFGFLLYPFFSSYVAIQSIFSGYTWKGRAFKS; this comes from the coding sequence ATGATTTTACTTAGCATCACCATTAGTTTAATCTACCTTGTTTTAATAGGAAGTTTTGTTTTTGGATTTGAAAAAATTAAAACATTCAAATTAAAGGCATTAGAAGCCGAGACATCCTTTTCTGTTATCATTCCATTTAGAAATGAAGCTGAAAATTTACCCAAACTCATAGCTTCTATTAATTTACTGGATTACCCAAAAGACCTTTTTGAAATTATTTTTGTTAATGATGCTTCTGAAGATGATTCGGTTGAAATTATAGAAAACAACATCGACTCTTCAATAGATTATGCTATTTTAAATAACAACTACAAATCGAATGCTCCAAAAAAAGATGCCATAAGCAAAGCATTAAATCATTCGAAAAACCAATGGATAATAACCACCGATGCCGACTGTTTGTTTTCGCAAAAATGGCTGCATAGTTTCAATGCGTATATTCAAAAAAATAAGGTTCTATGTTTAGCTGCGCCTGTTACTTATACTATTAAAAACAACTTTTTAAATACCTTTCAATTATTAGATATTTTAAGTTTGCAAGGAGCGACTATAGGAGGTTTTGGTATTAAAAAACCTTTTTTATGCAATGGCGCCAATTTCGCTTACCAAAAAACTATTTTTAATGAAGTTCATGGTTTTGAAGGCAACACAAATACCGCCAGTGGCGATGATGTTTTTCTATTAGAAAAAATTGCTAAACAATACCCAGACCAAGTTCATTATTTAAAATGTAACGATGCCGTTGTTTTAACCCAATCGCAGGCAAGTTGGCATCATTTAATTCAGCAACGTATTCGTTGGGCGAGCAAAACCAGTGCATATAAAAACATGTTTGGAAAACTCACCGGACTTATTGTTTTGCTTATGAATACGCTTATAGTATGTTTAATTATATTGGTGCTTTTAGGGCTTTTTAAAACAAAAACAACTGTTTATATTTTCATGATTAAGTTTAGTATCGATTTACTTTTAATATATAAAACCTGCGCATTTTTTAATCAAAATAGTGTTTTGAAATTTTATGTTTTCGGATTTCTATTATATCCGTTTTTTAGTAGCTATGTAGCTATACAATCTATTTTTTCGGGATATACCTGGAAAGGACGCGCGTTTAAAAGTTAA
- a CDS encoding response regulator: MIEKLRILMIDDHPMIIEGYQNTLLFTKKQNQELLIDIANNCDQAIKLIDKALENNFNYNVLFVDISLPPSTDGLMTSGEDIAVYVRKVLPEAKIIILTMFNESFRIHNIIKTIGPEGFLIKSDLTSSELASAFQAVLNNPPFYSGTVNSIMRKMSNSDVVIDEKNRKILHLLSQGIKTKNLVSHLDISLSAIEKRKKQLREIFDVQDGEDETLLNEARKKGFV, translated from the coding sequence ATGATTGAAAAATTGAGAATATTAATGATAGACGATCACCCAATGATTATTGAGGGGTATCAAAACACATTATTATTTACAAAAAAACAAAACCAAGAACTTCTTATCGATATAGCCAACAATTGTGATCAAGCTATAAAACTTATAGATAAGGCCTTAGAAAATAATTTTAATTATAATGTTCTATTTGTTGATATAAGTTTGCCGCCTTCAACAGACGGTTTAATGACTTCTGGTGAAGATATTGCCGTTTATGTTCGTAAAGTTCTCCCAGAGGCTAAAATTATAATTTTAACTATGTTTAATGAGTCTTTCCGTATTCATAATATTATAAAAACTATTGGTCCGGAAGGGTTTTTAATTAAAAGTGATCTAACATCTAGCGAATTAGCAAGTGCATTTCAAGCGGTGCTAAATAATCCTCCTTTTTACAGTGGAACCGTAAATAGTATTATGAGAAAAATGTCTAACAGCGATGTGGTTATAGATGAAAAAAATAGAAAAATTTTACATTTATTATCTCAAGGTATCAAGACAAAAAATTTGGTTTCTCATTTAGATATTTCGTTAAGTGCTATTGAAAAAAGAAAAAAACAATTAAGAGAAATATTTGATGTTCAAGATGGTGAAGATGAGACTTTGTTAAATGAAGCTAGAAAAAAAGGTTTTGTTTAA
- a CDS encoding PhnA domain-containing protein, with amino-acid sequence MSVIQTLKERSNSTCELCTATNDLSQYTIPPSLNENVDNDILVCKTCLDQIEGKVEMDANHWRCLNDSMWSEFVAVQIMAWRMLQRLRSEGWPKDLLDMMYLDDEALALARATGEDKDDSEKIIHRDVNGVILENGDSVVLVKDLKVKGSSMVAKQGTPVRNIRLDHENAEYIEGKVDGQQIVIITKYVKKT; translated from the coding sequence ATGAGTGTTATTCAAACATTGAAAGAAAGAAGCAATTCAACTTGCGAATTATGTACAGCTACCAACGATTTATCCCAATACACCATTCCACCATCGTTAAATGAGAATGTTGATAATGATATTTTGGTTTGTAAAACCTGCTTAGACCAAATTGAAGGCAAAGTAGAAATGGATGCAAACCACTGGAGATGTTTAAACGATAGCATGTGGAGTGAGTTTGTTGCCGTTCAAATAATGGCATGGAGAATGTTACAACGTTTACGAAGCGAAGGCTGGCCAAAAGATTTGCTGGACATGATGTATTTAGATGATGAGGCCTTGGCTTTAGCGCGTGCAACCGGCGAAGACAAAGATGATAGCGAGAAAATTATTCACCGAGATGTAAATGGTGTTATTCTTGAAAATGGCGATTCGGTTGTATTGGTAAAAGATTTAAAAGTGAAAGGCTCCAGTATGGTTGCTAAACAAGGAACGCCTGTTAGAAATATTCGTTTAGATCACGAAAATGCAGAATACATTGAAGGTAAAGTAGACGGACAACAAATAGTAATAATTACTAAATACGTAAAGAAAACATAA
- a CDS encoding flippase-like domain-containing protein → MLFKIGTKTPISLIYDLFCDIFMMQTIPHKTKQFFFVLIKISIVIVAFYFIYNKLINNKELNFSDLINLLIKNDVFSLKNSLIILLLTSFNWILEILKWQNLVKPWHALGFKDAMKQSLSALTISIITPNRIGEYGAKVLYYNKESRKRILLLNFLGNMSQMLITTVFGSIGLVMFSIHYAIKINFYKPALFLIIGLLLIVLTRLFLKKNKLKLKGFSIEKLKQFLLNYPKKNFLLVIWFSLVRYTLFTFQFYFLLHILDVKLSYFTAIIPISSMYLIASIIPTINIFDLVIKGSVGVYLFKFLGVNPVFILVVTTTMWLLNFALPSVIGSYFVLNFNSEKNKIDI, encoded by the coding sequence ATGTTATTTAAAATCGGTACTAAAACACCAATATCGCTTATTTATGATTTATTTTGCGACATATTTATGATGCAGACGATTCCACACAAAACTAAACAATTCTTTTTTGTACTTATTAAAATAAGTATTGTTATCGTCGCTTTTTATTTTATTTACAACAAACTAATAAATAACAAGGAATTAAACTTTTCAGATTTAATTAACCTTTTAATAAAAAACGATGTTTTTTCATTAAAAAACAGCCTAATTATTCTTTTACTGACTTCTTTTAACTGGATTTTGGAAATTTTAAAGTGGCAAAATTTAGTAAAACCATGGCATGCTTTAGGGTTTAAAGATGCCATGAAACAAAGCTTAAGTGCTTTAACGATTTCCATTATAACGCCCAACCGCATTGGAGAATATGGGGCTAAAGTTTTGTACTACAACAAAGAGAGCAGAAAACGCATCCTTCTTTTAAACTTTCTAGGTAACATGTCTCAAATGCTTATCACCACGGTTTTTGGCAGCATAGGACTTGTTATGTTTTCTATACATTATGCTATTAAAATTAACTTTTATAAGCCTGCTTTATTTTTAATTATTGGTTTATTACTAATTGTTTTAACAAGGCTATTTTTAAAAAAAAACAAATTAAAACTGAAGGGTTTTTCAATTGAAAAATTGAAACAATTCCTTTTAAATTACCCCAAAAAAAACTTCTTACTTGTTATATGGTTTTCTCTAGTACGTTATACATTATTTACATTTCAATTTTATTTTCTACTTCATATTTTAGATGTAAAATTGTCTTATTTCACGGCAATTATTCCTATATCGAGTATGTATTTAATTGCATCCATAATCCCTACCATTAATATTTTCGATTTGGTTATAAAAGGGAGTGTTGGAGTGTATTTATTTAAGTTTCTGGGCGTAAATCCTGTATTTATACTAGTTGTAACAACCACTATGTGGCTTTTAAATTTTGCGCTTCCTAGTGTTATTGGAAGCTATTTTGTACTTAATTTTAATTCAGAAAAAAACAAAATTGATATATGA
- a CDS encoding tetratricopeptide repeat-containing sensor histidine kinase, whose translation MNLRVLIITALLLGFHLSWSQDNVKAKLDSFEVYIKRAKNKTEFDYNKRFAYANKAKYLAQNLKLDTLIVKSNIVVSEMHLERGLNNLFLKTSKDNLRFSEKLKDSVSIAEINQKLGDYFYNIQLTDSAYFYYHNSEKIYRSLNDDFNTATLLLYIAIIQKNEKDYTGSEITSTEGIKFLEGLKKTDAVVKKKAYLFNNLGNIFDQLEQYEESIKYHKKALELKKTLDGNNKLSIDVSTNNLALAYKNSGNYQLALSHYKQLLADSNLKTDHPNMYALVLDNYAHTMYLSGNSEQLPDLYLEALNVSNSVENKGYNSIIINQHLAEYYNDIGNKDSAKLYAYAAKEISEKYHNDDLLKSLLLLSKIEQGEAAANHLRAYVKLNDSLQKNERNIRNKFARIRFETNQLEEENVQIAKERLWLLIISVVLIVSSFLLYLVITQRNRNKELQFIQQQQKTNEEIYNLMLSQNEKIEEARTNEKKRISQELHDGVLGRLFGTRLSLDSLNMNTSPEAIKTRSEYIDGLKTIEQDIRKVSHELNTDFVSGSGFIDIIRTLVESQTIAYKLNYKLEYEDVINWDDISNKTKIHIYRIIQETLHNIYKHAKATHVNISFKLNKNVICLTIHDNGSGFDVNKIKSGIGLKNMKSRMKEIKGEIKISSTINEGTTVEIEAPIKLT comes from the coding sequence TTGAATCTAAGAGTTTTAATTATAACAGCATTGTTACTAGGGTTTCATTTATCTTGGTCTCAAGATAATGTGAAAGCTAAATTAGATAGCTTTGAAGTTTATATAAAGCGAGCTAAAAATAAAACAGAATTTGATTATAATAAACGGTTTGCTTATGCTAATAAAGCAAAGTATTTAGCACAAAATTTAAAGTTAGACACGCTCATTGTAAAAAGTAATATAGTTGTGTCTGAGATGCATTTAGAACGAGGTTTAAACAACTTATTTTTAAAAACCAGTAAAGATAATTTAAGATTTTCTGAGAAGTTAAAAGATTCCGTCTCGATAGCAGAGATTAATCAGAAATTAGGCGACTATTTTTATAATATTCAATTAACCGATAGCGCCTATTTTTATTATCATAATTCAGAAAAAATATATAGATCATTAAATGATGATTTTAATACAGCAACGCTTTTGCTCTACATTGCTATAATTCAAAAAAATGAAAAAGATTATACAGGTAGTGAAATTACATCAACCGAAGGTATTAAGTTTTTAGAGGGGTTAAAAAAAACCGATGCCGTTGTTAAAAAAAAGGCTTATTTATTCAATAATTTAGGTAATATTTTCGATCAACTTGAGCAGTATGAGGAATCTATAAAATACCATAAGAAAGCCTTAGAATTAAAGAAAACATTAGATGGTAATAATAAACTAAGTATCGATGTTTCTACAAACAATTTAGCGCTTGCCTATAAAAATTCTGGTAATTACCAGTTGGCACTTTCACATTACAAACAATTACTGGCCGATTCAAACTTAAAAACAGATCATCCCAATATGTATGCGCTGGTATTAGATAACTACGCTCATACTATGTATTTATCGGGTAACAGCGAGCAACTGCCAGATCTTTATTTAGAGGCTCTCAACGTAAGTAATAGTGTTGAAAATAAAGGATACAATTCAATTATAATAAACCAACATTTAGCCGAGTATTATAATGATATAGGTAATAAGGATTCTGCAAAATTGTATGCCTATGCCGCCAAAGAAATTTCAGAAAAATATCATAACGACGATTTGTTAAAATCCCTTCTTTTACTATCTAAAATAGAACAAGGCGAAGCCGCCGCAAATCATTTAAGAGCTTATGTAAAGTTAAATGATAGCTTACAAAAAAATGAACGCAATATTCGAAACAAGTTTGCTCGAATTCGTTTTGAAACCAACCAATTAGAAGAAGAAAATGTACAAATAGCTAAAGAACGCTTATGGTTATTAATAATATCTGTGGTGTTAATTGTTTCTTCTTTTTTACTTTATTTAGTTATAACACAACGTAACAGGAATAAAGAGTTGCAATTTATTCAGCAACAACAAAAAACAAATGAAGAAATTTATAACCTCATGCTTTCTCAAAACGAAAAGATTGAAGAAGCGCGTACCAATGAGAAAAAACGAATTTCACAAGAATTACACGATGGTGTTTTAGGACGTTTATTTGGAACGCGATTAAGTTTAGATAGTCTAAACATGAATACAAGCCCTGAGGCAATTAAGACAAGAAGTGAATATATCGATGGACTAAAAACTATCGAGCAGGATATTAGAAAAGTTTCTCATGAATTAAATACCGATTTTGTTTCAGGTTCTGGTTTTATCGATATTATTAGAACCCTTGTCGAAAGTCAAACAATAGCCTACAAGTTAAATTATAAATTAGAATATGAAGATGTTATAAATTGGGATGATATTTCCAACAAAACCAAAATTCATATTTATAGAATTATACAAGAAACTCTGCATAATATTTATAAACATGCCAAAGCAACACATGTAAATATTAGTTTTAAATTAAATAAAAATGTAATTTGCTTAACCATACATGATAATGGCTCTGGATTTGATGTAAATAAAATAAAATCTGGTATAGGATTGAAAAATATGAAATCTAGAATGAAAGAGATAAAAGGAGAAATTAAAATATCATCGACAATTAATGAAGGAACAACCGTAGAAATTGAAGCCCCAATAAAACTAACCTAA